A stretch of Carya illinoinensis cultivar Pawnee chromosome 14, C.illinoinensisPawnee_v1, whole genome shotgun sequence DNA encodes these proteins:
- the LOC122294291 gene encoding zinc finger CCCH domain-containing protein 53-like isoform X2 — protein MDGYEATRIVFSRIQNLDPENASKIMGLLLIQDHGEKEMIRLAFGPEALVHSVILKARKDLGLTSNSPSAPSTPSSPSPFLSSNPLCVSRQSSSPTRLRGGINLPPPLIIPNTSSVNSAPWVTLSELQNADDLISPINLALGSSSSSSMNTSTCSLPFYGSGAADMIDDFHLQDQLSFLNDGSSTLGPKNQDLFYPQSDLSSSPTGAGGDPMLLPSYGSWGGSVHRRSFSVSDVCLGSEDPNSGFGWKPCLYFARGFCKNGTSCRFLHGGPGDSADGSAMVGSPSKIDMMDECHQILRSKSARQQRLAAASQLMASASFPYSPKCMSMLLQQQQNDTNRAAAALMMGEDTHKFGRSRLERNDFSINGGVGMVNPAARQIYLTFPADSTFREEDVSNYFSCYGPVQDVRIPYQQKRMFGFVTFVYPETVKLILAKGNPHFVCDARVLVKPYKEKGKATDKKPLQQQVERGEFSPSGTPTGVDTRDPYDLRLGARMFYTAQDMLWRRNLEEQADLQQALELQSRRLMGLQLLDIKKHNHHPALSTGSPVPSPTRSPNLYNKKSIFPSFNCSQEVLEENSSSDTSAVSAGVCADQSQLMAFTTVAGKESTDSGENANRVGTGKQSPPREERDLQECLEHNLPDNPFASPTKAAADFMYAFANGSNEANDPDASAAASTNKLATSSVLPSTLDIAALKSFNCQLPRFSSGHGAIGMYAGTGGPIGI, from the exons ATGGATGGTTATGAAGCAACAAGAATTGTCTTCTCAAGAATCCAAAACTTGGACCCTGAAAATGCATCCAAGATCATGGGTCTACTACTTATTCAAGACCATGGTGAAAAGGAAATGATTAGGTTAGCATTTGGTCCAGAAGCTCTTGTCCACTCGGTAATTCTCAAAGCCCGGAAAGACCTGGGACTGACCTCGAACTCTCCGTCCGCCCCTTCTACTCCATCATCTCCATCCCCTTTCCTCTCAAGCAACCCACTTTGTGTCTCCAGACAGAGTTCCTCTCCTACCAGGCTGCGTGGTGGGATTAATCTTCCTCCTCCTTTAATTATTCCAAACACTTCTTCTGTTAATTCAGCTCCTTGGGTCACTTTGTCTGAGCTTCAAAACGCAGATGATTTGATTAGTCCCATCAATTTAGCCCTCGGGTCGTCCTCTTCCTCTTCGATGAACACGTCTACTTGCTCTTTACCCTTCTATGGAAGTGGAGCTGCCGATATGATTGATGACTTTCACCTTCAAGACCAGCTTTCTTTCCTCAACGATGGCTCCTCAACTCTAGGCCCCAAAAACCAAGACTTGTTTTACCCTCAGTCAGACTTATCCTCCAGTCCAACTGGTGCTGGTGGCGACCCTATGCTTCTTCCTTCATATGGTAGTTGGGGAGGATCTGTACACCGCAGAAGCTTCTCGGTTAGTGATGTCTGCTTGGGCTCTGAAGACCCCAATTCCGGGTTTGGCTGGAAACCTTGTCTATATTTCGCTAGAGGGTTCTGCAAGAATGGCACTAGCTGCAGGTTCCTACACGGAGGGCCTGGAGATTCAGCGGATGGTTCTGCAATGGTAGGTTCACCAAGCAAGATCGACATGATGGATGAGTGCCATCAAATTCTCAGATCTAAATCTGCTCGGCAACAAAGATTGGCTGCAGCCTCTCAGCTCATGGCCTCAGCTTCTTTTCCTTACTCTCCGAAATGCATGAGTATGCTTCTACAGCAGCAGCAAAATGATACTAATAG GGCGGCAGCGGCTCTGATGATGGGTGAAGATACGCACAAGTTTGGGCGATCCAGGCTCGAAAGAAACGATTTTTCAATTAATGGTGGGGTTGGAATGGTTAACCCGGCAGCGAGGCAGATTTACTTGACTTTCCCTGCTGATAGCACTTTCCGAGAGGAAGATGTCTCAAATTATTTCAG CTGTTATGGGCCGGTGCAAGATGTGAGAATCCCTTACCAGCAGAAGAGAATGTTTGGATTTGTTACTTTTGTTTACCCGGAGACTGTGAAGCTCATTCTTGCCAAAGGGAATCCCCATTTTGTTTGTGATGCTCGTGTGCTCGTTAAGCCCTACAAGGAGAAAGGCAAAGCCACGGACAA GAAACCACTGCAGCAACAAGTGGAGAGGGGAGAGTTCTCACCATCGGGAACTCCTACTGGAGTTGATACCAGAGATCCGTATGATCTTCGGCTCG GAGCGAGAATGTTTTACACTGCACAAGACATGCTGTGGAGGAGGAACTTAGAGGAGCAAGCTGATTTGCAGCAAGCCCTTGAACTTCAAAGTAGGAGGTTAATGGGTTTGCAGCTTCTTGACATCAAGAAGCATAACCACCACCCTGCGCTCTCCACTGGCAGCCCTGTTCCATCCCCAACTCGTTCTCCCAATctgtataataaaaaatctatttttccttcattcaacTGCAGCCAAGAAGTCTTAGAAG AGAATTCCTCTAGTGATACGTCAGCGGTTTCTGCTGGTGTTTGTGCTGATCAGTCGCAGCTTATGGCATTCACCACTGTTGCAGGCAAAGAATCGACTGACAGCGGTGAGAATGCCAATAGAGTTGGCACTGGGAAGCAAAGCCCCCCTCGTGAGGAGAGGGATTTGCAAGAATG TTTGGAGCACAACCTCCCCGATAACCCATTTGCATCTCCAACTAAAGCGGCTGCGGACTTCATGTATGCCTTTGCCAATGGGTCTAACGAGGCCAATGACCCAGATGCCTCAGCAGCTGCATCTACTAACAAATTGGCTACTTCTTCAGTACTCCCATCTACATTGGACATTGCAGCCTTAAAATCTTTCAACTGTCAATTGCCAAG GTTCTCCTCTGGCCATGGAGCCATTGGGATGTATGCTGGCACGGGTGGACCTATTGGAATTTAG
- the LOC122294291 gene encoding zinc finger CCCH domain-containing protein 53-like isoform X1 gives MDGYEATRIVFSRIQNLDPENASKIMGLLLIQDHGEKEMIRLAFGPEALVHSVILKARKDLGLTSNSPSAPSTPSSPSPFLSSNPLCVSRQSSSPTRLRGGINLPPPLIIPNTSSVNSAPWVTLSELQNADDLISPINLALGSSSSSSMNTSTCSLPFYGSGAADMIDDFHLQDQLSFLNDGSSTLGPKNQDLFYPQSDLSSSPTGAGGDPMLLPSYGSWGGSVHRRSFSVSDVCLGSEDPNSGFGWKPCLYFARGFCKNGTSCRFLHGGPGDSADGSAMVGSPSKIDMMDECHQILRSKSARQQRLAAASQLMASASFPYSPKCMSMLLQQQQNDTNRAAAALMMGEDTHKFGRSRLERNDFSINGGVGMVNPAARQIYLTFPADSTFREEDVSNYFSCYGPVQDVRIPYQQKRMFGFVTFVYPETVKLILAKGNPHFVCDARVLVKPYKEKGKATDNCRKPLQQQVERGEFSPSGTPTGVDTRDPYDLRLGARMFYTAQDMLWRRNLEEQADLQQALELQSRRLMGLQLLDIKKHNHHPALSTGSPVPSPTRSPNLYNKKSIFPSFNCSQEVLEENSSSDTSAVSAGVCADQSQLMAFTTVAGKESTDSGENANRVGTGKQSPPREERDLQECLEHNLPDNPFASPTKAAADFMYAFANGSNEANDPDASAAASTNKLATSSVLPSTLDIAALKSFNCQLPRFSSGHGAIGMYAGTGGPIGI, from the exons ATGGATGGTTATGAAGCAACAAGAATTGTCTTCTCAAGAATCCAAAACTTGGACCCTGAAAATGCATCCAAGATCATGGGTCTACTACTTATTCAAGACCATGGTGAAAAGGAAATGATTAGGTTAGCATTTGGTCCAGAAGCTCTTGTCCACTCGGTAATTCTCAAAGCCCGGAAAGACCTGGGACTGACCTCGAACTCTCCGTCCGCCCCTTCTACTCCATCATCTCCATCCCCTTTCCTCTCAAGCAACCCACTTTGTGTCTCCAGACAGAGTTCCTCTCCTACCAGGCTGCGTGGTGGGATTAATCTTCCTCCTCCTTTAATTATTCCAAACACTTCTTCTGTTAATTCAGCTCCTTGGGTCACTTTGTCTGAGCTTCAAAACGCAGATGATTTGATTAGTCCCATCAATTTAGCCCTCGGGTCGTCCTCTTCCTCTTCGATGAACACGTCTACTTGCTCTTTACCCTTCTATGGAAGTGGAGCTGCCGATATGATTGATGACTTTCACCTTCAAGACCAGCTTTCTTTCCTCAACGATGGCTCCTCAACTCTAGGCCCCAAAAACCAAGACTTGTTTTACCCTCAGTCAGACTTATCCTCCAGTCCAACTGGTGCTGGTGGCGACCCTATGCTTCTTCCTTCATATGGTAGTTGGGGAGGATCTGTACACCGCAGAAGCTTCTCGGTTAGTGATGTCTGCTTGGGCTCTGAAGACCCCAATTCCGGGTTTGGCTGGAAACCTTGTCTATATTTCGCTAGAGGGTTCTGCAAGAATGGCACTAGCTGCAGGTTCCTACACGGAGGGCCTGGAGATTCAGCGGATGGTTCTGCAATGGTAGGTTCACCAAGCAAGATCGACATGATGGATGAGTGCCATCAAATTCTCAGATCTAAATCTGCTCGGCAACAAAGATTGGCTGCAGCCTCTCAGCTCATGGCCTCAGCTTCTTTTCCTTACTCTCCGAAATGCATGAGTATGCTTCTACAGCAGCAGCAAAATGATACTAATAG GGCGGCAGCGGCTCTGATGATGGGTGAAGATACGCACAAGTTTGGGCGATCCAGGCTCGAAAGAAACGATTTTTCAATTAATGGTGGGGTTGGAATGGTTAACCCGGCAGCGAGGCAGATTTACTTGACTTTCCCTGCTGATAGCACTTTCCGAGAGGAAGATGTCTCAAATTATTTCAG CTGTTATGGGCCGGTGCAAGATGTGAGAATCCCTTACCAGCAGAAGAGAATGTTTGGATTTGTTACTTTTGTTTACCCGGAGACTGTGAAGCTCATTCTTGCCAAAGGGAATCCCCATTTTGTTTGTGATGCTCGTGTGCTCGTTAAGCCCTACAAGGAGAAAGGCAAAGCCACGGACAA TTGCAGGAAACCACTGCAGCAACAAGTGGAGAGGGGAGAGTTCTCACCATCGGGAACTCCTACTGGAGTTGATACCAGAGATCCGTATGATCTTCGGCTCG GAGCGAGAATGTTTTACACTGCACAAGACATGCTGTGGAGGAGGAACTTAGAGGAGCAAGCTGATTTGCAGCAAGCCCTTGAACTTCAAAGTAGGAGGTTAATGGGTTTGCAGCTTCTTGACATCAAGAAGCATAACCACCACCCTGCGCTCTCCACTGGCAGCCCTGTTCCATCCCCAACTCGTTCTCCCAATctgtataataaaaaatctatttttccttcattcaacTGCAGCCAAGAAGTCTTAGAAG AGAATTCCTCTAGTGATACGTCAGCGGTTTCTGCTGGTGTTTGTGCTGATCAGTCGCAGCTTATGGCATTCACCACTGTTGCAGGCAAAGAATCGACTGACAGCGGTGAGAATGCCAATAGAGTTGGCACTGGGAAGCAAAGCCCCCCTCGTGAGGAGAGGGATTTGCAAGAATG TTTGGAGCACAACCTCCCCGATAACCCATTTGCATCTCCAACTAAAGCGGCTGCGGACTTCATGTATGCCTTTGCCAATGGGTCTAACGAGGCCAATGACCCAGATGCCTCAGCAGCTGCATCTACTAACAAATTGGCTACTTCTTCAGTACTCCCATCTACATTGGACATTGCAGCCTTAAAATCTTTCAACTGTCAATTGCCAAG GTTCTCCTCTGGCCATGGAGCCATTGGGATGTATGCTGGCACGGGTGGACCTATTGGAATTTAG